The following are encoded together in the Chlorocebus sabaeus isolate Y175 chromosome 20, mChlSab1.0.hap1, whole genome shotgun sequence genome:
- the LOC140709381 gene encoding small ribosomal subunit protein uS17m-like, whose product MHSHGGGDQSHIMSVVHASIHAKWMVEKVIGTKVQKTAKVRVTRLVLDAYLLEYYNKRKTYFARDALQQCTVGDIVLLRALPVPQTKHVKHELAEIIVFKVGKIIDPVTGKPCAGITYLESPLSSEATQLSKNLEELNISSAQWRESGRRS is encoded by the exons ATGCACAGTCATGGCGGGGGTGACCAAAGCCACATAATGTCCGTAgttcatgcatccatccatgccAAATGGATGGTGGAGAAGGTGATTGGGACAAAAGTGCAAAAGACTGCTAAAGTGAGAGTGACCAGGCTTGTTCTGGATGCCTATTTATTAGAGTATTATAATAAGCGGAAAACCTACTTTGCTCGTGATGCCCTTCAGCAGTGCACAGTTGGGGATATTGTGCTTCTCAGAGCTTTACCTGTTCCACAAACAAAGCATGTGAAACATGAACTGGctgagatt attGTTTTCAAAGTTGGAAAAATCATAGATCCAGTGACAGGAAAGCCTTGCGCAGGAATTACCTACCTGGAGAGTCCATTGAGTTCAGAAGCCACCCAGTTAAGCAAAAATCTGGAAGAACTTAATATCTCTTCAGCACAGTGGAGGGAGAGTGGAAGAAGGAGCTAA